GGAGAATGAGAGGCTGCTTAGGCTCATCTGAACAAGTTCCGCGTTGCTTTTCAGCATCGCTAAGCAGTACCATACACCTACAgtgagggggaggaggaggcagcttgAAGAAAGGCTCCACTGGGTTTGGAGGTGCAtcgtggctgcagctcctgctcacagGAGCAGGAAGGGTGGCACTGTGTACATGAAGTCCCGTGTGTCCTTCTCTATTTAACACAGCCGCTCCCTCAAAACGAAGGATGGAGCTGTTGCCATCTTGAATTCCCAACAGTGCTGATCTTTTCCAGCTCTTTGTGATGCAGATTTGAATTCCTCCAAAGCTCTGCTGAAATCGTGGACAGATCCTTTCAAGTCCATCACTGGTGTTGCAGTCCCTCCCTGTGTGCTCTCCTCCACATTCTGCTCCCAGTATGCCATACCATAGCTCTGTCCCATCCTTTcttgcagtgtgctgcagggTAGGATTGACACGCATCACTGCAGCTTCCCCTCCCCTGGGATTTGGTTGATTCACAGAAAGACATGGGGATGTCATGTTGACGGTTGGAGTCAATTTAAAGGGGtttatcactttctttcttcaggTGACTAAGATAAAGGAGAGAAACAAGGTGATTGTGAGAAGGAAGATATAGGGAGAAATTATTTAGCCTTGCACAAATGCCAGTTGCTAGCCCAGTCCTGCATGGCAGTGCCAGCCTGGGAAACCCTGCAAATCCTTCCTGTAAGAAGCGCTACCTAAAACATAATATGCTGCACTTCTCACCCAACAAGCTTCTGGGAAAGCCTTGCCTTGGCAAGGGCATCCAGCCCTTCGAATACTTGGCATTTTGGTAAGGGTGTCAGTTCATCACTATATTCATCACTATATTGGCCTGTGTGAAACAGGTTGATTTCCTGCAAAGGACAGGAGCCGAAGCCCCACCACAGCCTCTGTCCAACAGCCCATAGATGTACACTACAGCAAGCAATCCCCACTCCCAGCATGGGGTCAGTCtggaaacacacacatatagGGAAACATAcctccaaccccactgcttaCACAGATGTGCCCCTTTCCTAGTGTTTCTGCTACGCTCAGTCCAAGCGTGAGCTTCAGCTTGGTGCACGTACCTGTAGTAATCCTCCTGGGTGGGGAGTGGCACTccatgcagagggtggtgagcatggagccactgctgctgctccagagccAAGCGCTGCAACTCGGCCGACTGCGCGTGCATGGCCTGCAGCTGGTGCGCTGCCGACATGGGCGCAGAGAGAGATCCTGGAAGGTCTCTGTAGGGAGCAGCTGCACCAATAGATAAAAGAGAGAATGAACAAGCTAATGTCACAGCTCCATCCTTGCCTGTGCTCCTACAGACCAGTCAAGGCTCTGTGGCACTTAACCTTCCAGTCTTGCTAACATACACTGTGCTACACCCAACCCATACCGTGCCAGAACTCATAGATCTCCACCTGTCTTGTGACCCCCCCAAAGCCGCCCTGCCCCAAAGTGCTCTGCTAATGCCCTGTGAAGGGGACAAGCAGGTCTGAGAGCACTCTTACCGAAGAGCTGGTGGCGCAGCACTTCATTCTCATGGAGAGGGTGAGGGAGCAGAGGGTTGGGGATGGTGCCAGCCGGGTATGGAATCCGAGTGAGGTGTGATCCCGAGGCAAGGGGGTCAATCAGAGGGTGGACAGAAGCTGAGGCTGGGAAGAAAAGATGTCAAAAGGTAATTGCCTCGTGCTTGGTAAGCCACAAATGGAAGAGCCCAGGACATAACAACAAAACTGGTGTGGGGCAAGTTGCTTTGCATTAGGGCTGGAACAATTTCAAGGCATGCAAAGCAGTACCATTGCCTTTGAGTATTACTCCTTTTGCCTGTATTGAATTTCATGTGAAGCAGTGTGGACCATACTCTTTGCCCATACTCTTCAGAGTTGATTCTGCAAGGGCCCGCTCTACCATCTAGCCTGTACCTAGAAGGGTGATACTATTTTAtatgaaaactgcattttccagtGCTTTAAAGCCACTGTCAGGCCATTTATTTGTACCCAATGCCGCCTCTGAACAGCAGATGATTAGCATGGGTGTCTGCTTCTGACTGCCACCACATCCTGCTGACCTTTCACAGCACCTCTGTAGGCCCAGCAATTTCTTTCTATATGAtggcaattttctttctttatatgaTGGTATGGGCTTTGCTTCCATGAGATTTTCATTAAGATAAGCTCCTTTTTACCTTGGTGTCCTGTGGAACAAAGAAATGGAAGGGGCCACAACTCCATTCTGAAGGATGGCTACCTCCAGCTCCTTACCATTCTTCTCCCCTATCCCATCCCAAGAGCGGCAGGAGCAAACTACAGATCCAACATTTATCAGGCATTAAAGATGCTTTTGAGGCTGCTGTTAGCAGGGCATGCTCTCAGCAGATCCTAAGGGTGAGGAatgcagcccacagccccagaATGTGGTGGAGCCAGTGCTCACCTGGCATTGCATTCTAAGGGTCCCAAACTAAAAGCTGTGGTGCaagcagttctgctctccaCCACGCAGCAAACTCACGTGACATTTGCAAAAGATTACAGTGTCTTTCGTTGGTGGGAGGTCCAATGACCATGAGGATGACCTTTTCTGCGTGAAGAGGTGGGGCTGGGCTCCTCTAATCTTGCATCAGCAATATTTGGGTTTTCTGAGGCAGAGGATGGGATGTAGCAGGAGCAGAGCGCTGCTCCGTGTAGTCCTTACCTGCGTGTATGGCATCCTGctggtggaggtggaggtgggagTGGATATGGGAATGCTGATGGTGATGAGGCGTCACATTGAGCATCTGCAACCGGGCCAGTGGGTCATTGCTGAGAGCAGCCACCCGCTCGGCATGCTGGCGCTCGGCCGCCAGGCGTTCAGCATAAGACATGTCAGGACGCAGAGTGGGGCCAGCTGCCAGCGCCAGCCTCTCCCTCTCCAAGTGGCCCAGCCCCGGGTGGAAGGGAAAGGCAGGATGGAGACCGGGGGCCGTCTGCAGGCTGAGCCCACCATGGCGTGGGAATGGAtccatggcagcagctggcacggcatggagctgctccagctcagccGGCTTGACTTCAAACCCAGGCTTGAGGCGCTCTCGCAGGTCCCGGTCCCTCAGGTCTCTCTCACGGGCTTCCCTCTCCCTCAGCTCCCGCTCCCGTGTGGCTGGGTCGCTGCTATAGATGGCTGGCACGTTGTAGCCCAGCAGGCCTGGGTCAATGGCACCCAGCGGCACGTAGAAAGGGTGGTTGCGGTTGCTGGGGGACATGACATGGGGCCGGGCGTATTCGCTGAGTGTGCGCAGGGCCGGGGTGTCGGGGCCCAGGTAGGGGGGCACAGTTGCCACAGCGCTGCCCTGCTCAAAGGAAGGGCGGTGGGGGACAGGCCCCAGTGAGGAGCACTCCACTGGCCGGCCCTCCTGGGCCATCTTCTGCAAGAGAGCAAAGGAACGGCATCAGGATACCTGCGGCCCGCAGCCAATGTCAGCCTCCAGCATCCTCTGCACTTACCACGCTCCTCTCCAGCTCTCGCTCCTTCTCCCGCTCCCGCTCCTTCTCTCGCTCCCGTTCTCGCTCTCGTTCCTTCTCTTCCCGAGCCTTCTGCTCAGCCTCCCGTCgcaccttctccaccaggtcCGCCCTCTTCTTGGCCAGCTTGGAGCCATCAAGGGGCACAAAGTACAAGTCTGTACGGGAGCAGGAGTTGAAGCCACGGTCCAGGTGCTTGTTGAATCTGAGGGCATCAAATACAGCGTgtcagtgctgaaggaatggggaCAGGACAGAGTGGGGATTTCCATGCTCCTACCTGGCCGACTGGCTGGCGTGGCTTGGCACATCCACCACCTTGGGTGGCGGTGAGGGGCTGCGAGCAGGTGGCACAGGGCTCTCTGGGGGCTCATACTCCTCTGATGGCTCCTGCTTGATCTGGGCAGCGCTGAGTGGCAGTGGTGGGGCTGGGGTGGCTAAGCTCCCTGGCAGTGGTGGGGCAGGCGGGGTGGGTGAAGCGGCCTTGTAGGCACTGGCTACAGGGGAGGATGCTACCCGGTAGCCTGGGGGGGTTGCAGCCCGGAAAGGGGCAGCCGAGGAAGCTGGGGGAGAGCTTGGTTTGTAGGGAGCTGGGGGCTGGAAGGTGGGGACGGGGGAGGCCGCACACTTCCCATATGGGGCCACGGCTGAGGGGGGCATTGGGGGTGAGACGGTCTTGTAGGGGGCTGCAGATGGGGAGGCCATGGTGGTGATGACGGTAGAGAGGGTGGTGGCTGCAGAGGTGACTGGAGGGCCAGCCCCgtgggctggggaggggggtggCGGCGGGGGGAAGGTGTAGGTGGCAGGACTCTGCCCTGGGGGATGAGCACATATGGAAGGGTAGCTTCCCTGGgaagaggtggaggaggaggaggaagaggaagaggaggaggaacaggaagaggaggaagaaggggcTGTAGCAGCTGAGGGAGCCTGGCTGTAAGTGGCCTGGCTGTGGGGGGGGTAGAGCCGCAACCCATATGTGGCATGAGATGGGTGATGGCTGTTGGACTCCAGGGCATGGGGATAACCCccagggggctgtggggggggcGCTGCTACAGCTGGGGAGACTCCCCCGCCAGTGCCGTGgccatggtggtgctgctggggtggTTGCTGGTGATGAGGAGACTGACCAGGGAAGGAGgctgggagatgggagctggcaTTGCCCAGGGGACGGTTGTAGGGAGGAGGGGCCTGGCTCCATACAGGCTGTGAGGGTAGGGAGGGCTGGGTGTACTTGGGGGGCTGGCTGGACACTGAAAGGCCGCTGGGCGGGGGGAAGGAGTGCCCATAGGAGGCAGTGTAACTGGGCAGGGGCTGGGTGGGGGAGGGCTGCGGGTACTgagcagaagagctggaggGTGGCAGCTGCGGAGGTGCATAGGGGTAGCGTGAGGGGGCCAGAGGCTGTGCCTTGTCCTGGCCCATCCCGTGGGGTGATGCCAAGTGCCCACTCAAGGCCTGCCCTGCCATCCCTGGGGAACTGGAGGAGGCTGCCACATTGTTCAGTGGGCGTAGGGCCGGTGGGGGTGGCAGGTTGGCTGAGACGTGTGGGAAAGAAGGCGCGGAGGCTGGGGGGGCAGGCGGTGGGTTGGCTGGGGAAGTCTTTTGAGGGGGGAGCCCCCCAACCACTGATGCCAGTGAGATGGGAGTGGTGGGTGGTGGATTGTGCTTCGCATTGAGGGCCTGCTCGCGACTCCCCACTGCTGAAAGGCCTCCTGCTCCACCAGCAATTTTGGAACCAACTTGAACCACGTTGGCCGTAGGATAGAGAGGAGCATGGGTGGAAgtggaagaagaagaggaggaagaagagcaggGGGCAGAAGTGGTGGCAACggcagaagaagaggaggcagGTGTCTGTGGGGTTGGAGCCTGGAAAATGCGGGAGGCCTGGCCCTCCAGCTGGGAGTGGTAGCCGCCAGCTGTGGGGCCCTGGGGGTGGGCCTCGCCTGGGAGACTGAAGCCAGGCTCAGTTGGACGGGCCAGGCTGTCAGAAGTGGGGGCGACCGGAGGGCTCTGGGGGAAAAGCGGAGGGTGGTGGTAGGAGAGGGATGGGCCCTGGGACAGCACAGAGGAGGAGTCGGAGTCATTCTCCACACTGCCAGGGCTGTAGACACTGGGTGAGGTGCTCCTGTTATCCTGGTCGATGTCCCGTGGGTCGCTGCTCATCTCATCATTGAAGCTGTGGCCATCGAGGCTGTCAACGTCAGAAGGGGATGGAGGACAGGGTAATTCCTGAAGTagtgaa
The sequence above is a segment of the Excalfactoria chinensis isolate bCotChi1 chromosome 1, bCotChi1.hap2, whole genome shotgun sequence genome. Coding sequences within it:
- the ATN1 gene encoding atrophin-1 isoform X2, which codes for MKTRQNKDSMSMRSGRKKETPGPREELRSRGRASPSGVSTSSSDGKAEKSRQATKKGRVEESCTPKGSKQGRTEEISESEGEDSSAPKKTKTEELPCPPSPSDVDSLDGHSFNDEMSSDPRDIDQDNRSTSPSVYSPGSVENDSDSSSVLSQGPSLSYHHPPLFPQSPPVAPTSDSLARPTEPGFSLPGEAHPQGPTAGGYHSQLEGQASRIFQAPTPQTPASSSSAVATTSAPCSSSSSSSSTSTHAPLYPTANVVQVGSKIAGGAGGLSAVGSREQALNAKHNPPPTTPISLASVVGGLPPQKTSPANPPPAPPASAPSFPHVSANLPPPPALRPLNNVAASSSSPGMAGQALSGHLASPHGMGQDKAQPLAPSRYPYAPPQLPPSSSSAQYPQPSPTQPLPSYTASYGHSFPPPSGLSVSSQPPKYTQPSLPSQPVWSQAPPPYNRPLGNASSHLPASFPGQSPHHQQPPQQHHHGHGTGGGVSPAVAAPPPQPPGGYPHALESNSHHPSHATYGLRLYPPHSQATYSQAPSAATAPSSSSSCSSSSSSSSSSSTSSQGSYPSICAHPPGQSPATYTFPPPPPPSPAHGAGPPVTSAATTLSTVITTMASPSAAPYKTVSPPMPPSAVAPYGKCAASPVPTFQPPAPYKPSSPPASSAAPFRAATPPGYRVASSPVASAYKAASPTPPAPPLPGSLATPAPPLPLSAAQIKQEPSEEYEPPESPVPPARSPSPPPKVVDVPSHASQSARFNKHLDRGFNSCSRTDLYFVPLDGSKLAKKRADLVEKVRREAEQKAREEKEREREREREKEREREKERELERSVKMAQEGRPVECSSLGPVPHRPSFEQGSAVATVPPYLGPDTPALRTLSEYARPHVMSPSNRNHPFYVPLGAIDPGLLGYNVPAIYSSDPATRERELREREARERDLRDRDLRERLKPGFEVKPAELEQLHAVPAAAMDPFPRHGGLSLQTAPGLHPAFPFHPGLGHLERERLALAAGPTLRPDMSYAERLAAERQHAERVAALSNDPLARLQMLNVTPHHHQHSHIHSHLHLHQQDAIHAASASVHPLIDPLASGSHLTRIPYPAGTIPNPLLPHPLHENEVLRHQLFAAPYRDLPGSLSAPMSAAHQLQAMHAQSAELQRLALEQQQWLHAHHPLHGVPLPTQEDYYSHLKKESDKPL
- the ATN1 gene encoding atrophin-1 isoform X1; translated protein: MFSSSRAKENGGPTPKRMKTRQNKDSMSMRSGRKKETPGPREELRSRGRASPSGVSTSSSDGKAEKSRQATKKGRVEESCTPKGSKQGRTEEISESEGEDSSAPKKTKTEELPCPPSPSDVDSLDGHSFNDEMSSDPRDIDQDNRSTSPSVYSPGSVENDSDSSSVLSQGPSLSYHHPPLFPQSPPVAPTSDSLARPTEPGFSLPGEAHPQGPTAGGYHSQLEGQASRIFQAPTPQTPASSSSAVATTSAPCSSSSSSSSTSTHAPLYPTANVVQVGSKIAGGAGGLSAVGSREQALNAKHNPPPTTPISLASVVGGLPPQKTSPANPPPAPPASAPSFPHVSANLPPPPALRPLNNVAASSSSPGMAGQALSGHLASPHGMGQDKAQPLAPSRYPYAPPQLPPSSSSAQYPQPSPTQPLPSYTASYGHSFPPPSGLSVSSQPPKYTQPSLPSQPVWSQAPPPYNRPLGNASSHLPASFPGQSPHHQQPPQQHHHGHGTGGGVSPAVAAPPPQPPGGYPHALESNSHHPSHATYGLRLYPPHSQATYSQAPSAATAPSSSSSCSSSSSSSSSSSTSSQGSYPSICAHPPGQSPATYTFPPPPPPSPAHGAGPPVTSAATTLSTVITTMASPSAAPYKTVSPPMPPSAVAPYGKCAASPVPTFQPPAPYKPSSPPASSAAPFRAATPPGYRVASSPVASAYKAASPTPPAPPLPGSLATPAPPLPLSAAQIKQEPSEEYEPPESPVPPARSPSPPPKVVDVPSHASQSARFNKHLDRGFNSCSRTDLYFVPLDGSKLAKKRADLVEKVRREAEQKAREEKEREREREREKEREREKERELERSVKMAQEGRPVECSSLGPVPHRPSFEQGSAVATVPPYLGPDTPALRTLSEYARPHVMSPSNRNHPFYVPLGAIDPGLLGYNVPAIYSSDPATRERELREREARERDLRDRDLRERLKPGFEVKPAELEQLHAVPAAAMDPFPRHGGLSLQTAPGLHPAFPFHPGLGHLERERLALAAGPTLRPDMSYAERLAAERQHAERVAALSNDPLARLQMLNVTPHHHQHSHIHSHLHLHQQDAIHAASASVHPLIDPLASGSHLTRIPYPAGTIPNPLLPHPLHENEVLRHQLFAAPYRDLPGSLSAPMSAAHQLQAMHAQSAELQRLALEQQQWLHAHHPLHGVPLPTQEDYYSHLKKESDKPL